CAGTTTTTATACGGCGAAAACCAATATTTAGTTAAAGGTGCAGAAAACGGAAAAGTAATTGCGTCATTGATTGACTTGAATACCGGAGACGTACTTTGGAAAACAGAACAAGGAGATGCAAAAAGCGCATTTGCTTCAATGTTTACCTTTAAATCAAATTTTTCTAATGAAGCAGAAATAAGCGATACAACAATCTATTCGCTTTATATGGGTAAACTATCAGCGATTGATAGAAATACCGGAGCTTTAAAATGGACAGGAGAATTAGAGTACTCTAAAGTGTTTCCAACTCAAAACAACAAAAACTTAGTTGTAATTAACAGCAAAGGATTATTGTCATCTAAACAATACTTAAATGTTTTAGATGCTGAGACTGGGAAACCAATCTGGGAAGATGCAATCAAAACAAAATATATTGTTTATTTAGAAGACTGGGGAGATAAAATTTTAGTGGCGCACAACAGCGGATTCAATTTCTTTAATTTAAAAGACGGATCTAAAATCTGGAAAAAAGACGCCCGTGGAGACGGATTGAAAAAAGTAATTTCTATTGATGGAGATTATTTATACGTTGCCGAAAACGAAATGATGCTTATTGACAAAGATGGTCAAAAGAAATGGAAAAGCTTTATTGAAATCTCGGACGATAAAGAAGATGCTATTAATTACTTAGGAAAAGTTGATGATAAAGTTTTATACTTAACAGCAACTTATGGTAATATGGTAGACTATAAGTCTGGTAAAAAATTATGGAGAGGGAATTTGAAATTTGACAAAAACCGTCCATTGTTAAATGTTTTTGACGAAGAAAATAATCAATTTCTAGTGTACAACGATGAAAAACTTTTCAAGTTTAATACGACTGTAGCTGACAAACCAGATCCATTTGCAAAGGTTAATGTGAAGAAAGAAAAAGAATTAAATTCTATCGAATTATTTCCATGGGGAGTTGCACTTTCAGGACCAACAGAAGTGATGGGAGTAAGCAAAGACGGTAAAGTTTTATATCAAAAAATATATACACAACCAGGTGATGGTGGAAGAGCTTGGGGTCAGGCTTTATCTACTGCCGGATCTATAGGTTTAGGTGTTTCTGCGGGATACAATGCTGCGATGGGAGCAGAATGGAGAATGGTTTACATTGATCCGGCAACAGGACAAGAAGTTGGTTCTAGCGTGATCAAAAAACAAAACGACAAACAATTAGCTAGAGGTGCAAAACAAGCTGCAGGATCTGCTATGTTAGGAGATCTTTCTAAAAGATTTGCAAAGCGTTTTGATGCAATGAGACAAAGCCGTGACTTCTCTTATATTTTTGCTAAAGACGAAGCAACACAAAAGAAAGTTTTGGTAAAGGTGAGAAAAGATGACGGAACAGAATTAGACAAAATTCAATTCGAGAATATGCGTCCAATTTATGAAGTTGATTTCGCTACTCAGTCTGTCTACTATATTTATGAGAATGAATTAAGAATTTTCAATAAGAAAATCTAATTCATCTTAGGATAAAGTAAAAGGCGTATTGATTAATCTCAATACGCCTTTTTTATTATGATAAATTATTGATCTCCTCTTTTCTTAAATCTTGGATCATGTTTAGAAATAAACGTTGTTCTTCGACTTGGAGCTTCCACTTTCGGCAGACTTGCTTCTTCTGTTTTGCTTGAAGGTTCAATTAACAGATTTAATTCTTTTATTTCAGCATCTGTTAAATCACGATAACGCCCAACCGGAACATCCAAAGAAATATTAATAATCCGGATACGTTTAAGCGCTGTAACTTCGTAACCCAAATATTCAGACATTCTTCTAATCTGGCGGTTTAAACCCTGTGTCAGGATAATTTTGAAAGTGTATTTGCTAATTTGCTCTACTTTACACTTTTTAGTAACGGTATCCAGAATCGGGACGCCATTTCCCATTTTTTGTATGAAGCAATCTGTAATTGGTTTGTTTACCGTTACTGTATATTCTTTTTCGTGATTGTTTCTTGCACGCAAAATCTTATTTACAATATCACCATCGTTAGTCATAAAAATTAATCCTTCACTGGCTTTATCCAATCTTCCAATTGGGAAAATACGTTTTGGGTAATTAATGTAATCAACAATATTATTTCGAACTTCAAGATTAGTTGTGCATTCAATTCCGACTGGCTTGTTAAAAGCCAGATAAACCAATTTTTCGTGTTTCTCCACGATCAATTTTCCGTCTACGCGTATTTCATCCTCTGGCGAAACTTTAGTTCCCATTTCAGGCACAACGCCATTTATCGTAACACGTCCTTCTTCAATTAATTTATCAGCTTCACGACGAGAACAAAAACCCGTTTCTGCAATAAATTTATTCAGACGTTTTAAATTTTCTTCCATACTGCAAAAGTAGACAAAAGTTTAGACATCTTAGAATTTTAGATTTCAGACTTTTGAGAAAAACTTAGAACCTTAGTAGCTTAGAATCTTAGCACCTTTTCTCAAGAATCATGAAAAACCGAACTATCTTCTGGAGTTTCTTTTCTTTCAAACATTCCGTAATCACGAACTACAGTTGCAATTCTTAAGTGATAATCTTTAAAAACTTCCTTTCGGCCTTTTGTCTGTGCATGACGATGCATCTCAAGATTTCGCCATTGCTGAATACTTTCTTCATCCCGCCAAAATGATAAAGACAAAATTTTTCCGGGATCATTAAGGCTTTGAAATCTTTCAATAGAGATAAATCCATCAATCTTGCTTAACTCTGGTTTCAGACTTGCAGCAATATCCAGATATTCTTCTTTTTTTCCTTCGTTTGGAATTACTTCAAAAATTACTGCTATCATTTTAATTTTTAATTTTAGATTTTAGAATTCAGATTTTAGATTTTTGGAAAAACCTTTTACTTTGAATGTGTAGAAGAAAAAAGAAACTCAATGACCTTATCATATAATTCATCATCGTGCATTCCGTGACCTAAACCACTGGTTTCAATAAATTGACTATTTTTCCAATTGCTGGCTATTTTTTTGCCCTCTTCAAAAGCAACAATTTTATCCGAAGTATCATGTGCAATTAGTCCCGGAATGTTAAAACCGGAAGCAAATCTTTGCCCTGAAAAATCTTCGAGTTTAAAATTGAAACGATCCATAAATTTGCTTTCTAAAAGCGAAAACATTTTGGTGTTAAGGCTTAACATTGAGACGTAATTGTCGATCAAAGTTTTTAATTCTGAAGGCGCTCCCAAAATAACCATTTTGTTAATACTGGTATTTGGAAATAAATATTGATGATATACGCAAGCCGCACCGCCAATTGAATGTCCAATAATAATCTCCGGCTGGTATTTTTCTACCGCTTTATTAATGAATTCTGCGTAAAGCGGCACATTAAATTCTTTTCCGCTGCTTTGCCCATGTGCAGGAGCGTCAATGGCAATAATAGTGCTTCCTGACTTTTGGAGATGCGGTAAGGTCTTTTTCCAGCGTGATGCATTGCTCTCCCAGCCGTGTACTAGTAGAATCTTGGTTTCGTTTCCTTTCCAGACATAAGT
The sequence above is drawn from the Flavobacterium sp. N2038 genome and encodes:
- a CDS encoding alpha/beta fold hydrolase; translation: MGIKKGIRFITLKSVGSYINFLSYVRPQKAVELSYSLFSQPRIGRLKKEELPKVLKNTETETFHHNEHHFQTYVWKGNETKILLVHGWESNASRWKKTLPHLQKSGSTIIAIDAPAHGQSSGKEFNVPLYAEFINKAVEKYQPEIIIGHSIGGAACVYHQYLFPNTSINKMVILGAPSELKTLIDNYVSMLSLNTKMFSLLESKFMDRFNFKLEDFSGQRFASGFNIPGLIAHDTSDKIVAFEEGKKIASNWKNSQFIETSGLGHGMHDDELYDKVIEFLFSSTHSK
- the rluF gene encoding 23S rRNA pseudouridine(2604) synthase RluF, with protein sequence MEENLKRLNKFIAETGFCSRREADKLIEEGRVTINGVVPEMGTKVSPEDEIRVDGKLIVEKHEKLVYLAFNKPVGIECTTNLEVRNNIVDYINYPKRIFPIGRLDKASEGLIFMTNDGDIVNKILRARNNHEKEYTVTVNKPITDCFIQKMGNGVPILDTVTKKCKVEQISKYTFKIILTQGLNRQIRRMSEYLGYEVTALKRIRIINISLDVPVGRYRDLTDAEIKELNLLIEPSSKTEEASLPKVEAPSRRTTFISKHDPRFKKRGDQ
- a CDS encoding antibiotic biosynthesis monooxygenase family protein; its protein translation is MIAVIFEVIPNEGKKEEYLDIAASLKPELSKIDGFISIERFQSLNDPGKILSLSFWRDEESIQQWRNLEMHRHAQTKGRKEVFKDYHLRIATVVRDYGMFERKETPEDSSVFHDS
- a CDS encoding PQQ-like beta-propeller repeat protein; amino-acid sequence: MKKITMLLFLALASYSGFAQRTADEVLKMNSKIEDLTQNVITGIIVVKEGNIVKGISPETKAEVWSFDADKNVGTVTTMETLNMLDAQSKLDVETMFASKRILKPIEGTPYVEALVNYKTVLINTLDGKVVYNSANYKYRVFNSQFLYGENQYLVKGAENGKVIASLIDLNTGDVLWKTEQGDAKSAFASMFTFKSNFSNEAEISDTTIYSLYMGKLSAIDRNTGALKWTGELEYSKVFPTQNNKNLVVINSKGLLSSKQYLNVLDAETGKPIWEDAIKTKYIVYLEDWGDKILVAHNSGFNFFNLKDGSKIWKKDARGDGLKKVISIDGDYLYVAENEMMLIDKDGQKKWKSFIEISDDKEDAINYLGKVDDKVLYLTATYGNMVDYKSGKKLWRGNLKFDKNRPLLNVFDEENNQFLVYNDEKLFKFNTTVADKPDPFAKVNVKKEKELNSIELFPWGVALSGPTEVMGVSKDGKVLYQKIYTQPGDGGRAWGQALSTAGSIGLGVSAGYNAAMGAEWRMVYIDPATGQEVGSSVIKKQNDKQLARGAKQAAGSAMLGDLSKRFAKRFDAMRQSRDFSYIFAKDEATQKKVLVKVRKDDGTELDKIQFENMRPIYEVDFATQSVYYIYENELRIFNKKI